From the genome of Pseudomonas hamedanensis:
GCGCGCCGAGGCGCTGAACGATGGCCGCCGCGTATTGAAACGCGCCCTGCATTTCGCCGGCAGTGAGGCAATTGATCACCACAGAGGGGGTCTGGCCCGTCGCAAACATCCGTACGCCCAAGCGCACGATGCTGTCGTTGAAGGCCCAGGAGTGGGTGATGTGCTTGCGGTTGCCGGTGCTACCGCCCGATGTCAGGGTCAACCCACCACCCGGCGCCAGGTGCGATGCCTCGCCCAGCAGAGAAAACAGCAATCCGCCCTGTTCGTCCTCTACGGCCTGAACCGGCAGCAGGTGCAGATCCTCCGCGCTCTGCACGCGCCGTATCGGCGGACACACCGTACAGAACCAGGACAACGAACGCGCATGGGCGAACTTGCGCGCAAGGGCTTCGGTCGCTGCCGCGTAAACCGTGGCAGCGCTGGCAAACAGCAGCGGATCATCGGTCATGGGTGCGTTCTCCCTGACGGATGCACAACTCGTCGAAGCCAGTGCTCACGGCTGTCGCCAGGTGTTCGAGCTGGGCCTGGCTGTGATTCGCGCTGATTGCCAGACGCAGCATCGCCTCGCCTTTGGCCACCACCGGAAACAGCGCAGTGGTGACCGCAATGGCCTGCCGGCGCAGATGCAGCGCCAGACTCACTGCATCACGCTCGGCGCCGACCCGGACGAAGCGTATGGGCGATGCGATTCGGTGATTGCCCAGTCGCGCTCCCAGCAAGTCATCGATCAGCGCGACATTGCGCCACAACGCGGCCTGAAGCGGACCCAACTGCGGTGAAAGATGAATGTTCGCAGAGGCGACCGCAGCACCGACACCGCCCATGGACAGAGGGCCGCCGAAGGTATAGGTCGAGGCGTGGCGCCGTATCAGTTCGGCATCGGCCACCGCCCGCACGGTAATTGCCCCACCGGTTGCGCCAAAGGCCTTGGACAGGGAAGACAACACAATCATGCGATCGCGCAGTGACTCCGTGGCGGCGACAAGCGCATATCCGCCGCCTGCCAGCCCGTGGATCGAGGTGCCATGGGCGTCATCTGCATACAGGTAACCGTCAAAGCGCTCGGCCAGTTGCAGCAAGCGATTGACCGGATACACCCCGCGCATCGAACCGATGCTGTCGGTCAGGATGATTGGCGTATTGCCTGCCGCGACGGCTGTTGTACAGGCATCTTCGACTTGCTGCACATCGCTGCAATCACAGCGCAGCACGGGTCCGAACTGGCACAGGATGCCTTGCAATACCTGCATTGAGGCATGGGCAGCCCGGTCGACGATCCAGCCGGGACCTCGACGCAAGGGATACGAGGGCAACTCGCCGGAGCCGAGCAGCGGCAGGCAACCGAGGTGCGCGCTACCGACGGAGTTGAAGGTGACCGTATGCCCCTGGAAAATTTGGTTCAGCCGCTCATCAAGTTCGCGCATCGGCGGCAACAGTGCCCGGGTGCGCGCGGCAGCGAACTGCACGCCGAACATTTCCACGGCCTGCACCGCGCCTTCAATCAAGCGCGGATCGCATTCGAGTCCCAGATAAGAGCAGGAAAGAAATTCAGTCAGGCATTCGCCACTGTCCAACTCGATGTTCTTGCCGTCGCGCGTCATGACCTTGAGACCGTTGAGGCCGGCATCGAACAGTTGCTGTTGGTCGTCACGGGCCTGGCGAACGCGATTGCTGACCCAGTTGACGGTCGG
Proteins encoded in this window:
- a CDS encoding aminotransferase class I/II-fold pyridoxal phosphate-dependent enzyme, giving the protein MNTPHPTVNWVSNRVRQARDDQQQLFDAGLNGLKVMTRDGKNIELDSGECLTEFLSCSYLGLECDPRLIEGAVQAVEMFGVQFAAARTRALLPPMRELDERLNQIFQGHTVTFNSVGSAHLGCLPLLGSGELPSYPLRRGPGWIVDRAAHASMQVLQGILCQFGPVLRCDCSDVQQVEDACTTAVAAGNTPIILTDSIGSMRGVYPVNRLLQLAERFDGYLYADDAHGTSIHGLAGGGYALVAATESLRDRMIVLSSLSKAFGATGGAITVRAVADAELIRRHASTYTFGGPLSMGGVGAAVASANIHLSPQLGPLQAALWRNVALIDDLLGARLGNHRIASPIRFVRVGAERDAVSLALHLRRQAIAVTTALFPVVAKGEAMLRLAISANHSQAQLEHLATAVSTGFDELCIRQGERTHDR